Proteins encoded together in one Aeromonas encheleia window:
- the glpD gene encoding glycerol-3-phosphate dehydrogenase, translating to MSEHYDLVVVGGGINGVGIAADAAGRGLKVALFEAQDLASATSSNSSKLIHGGLRYLEHYEFRLVKEALAEREVLLGMAPHIARPMRFRLPHRPHLRPAWMIRAGLFLYDNLAKRDRLKGSCGVRFLPQDGLKSGIGKGFEYSDAWVDDARLVVLNAMMARDKGAEVQTRTRCIKAVRGSKHWTLTLERAGGEQFSVTCRALVNAAGPWVKTFYDESLHEKSPRGIRLIKGSHIIVPRIHEREEAYILQNEDNRIVFVIPYQQDYSLIGTTDVEHKGDPREAKISAAEVDYLCQVVNAHFTRQISPAEVIWTYAGVRPLCDDESDSPQAVTRDYTLELSGESDGAPLLSVFGGKLTTYRKLAQAACNKLKPWFGQMGEDWTAFSRLPGGEFDCTTAELARAYLLEFDWLDERSARRIAEAYGSHARLWLHEARGQHFGAGLYESEVRYLMHREWAHSLEDILWRRSKLGLRLSQPEQLQLHAWLEQHQHALPKAS from the coding sequence CTGGTCGTCGTCGGCGGCGGCATCAACGGAGTCGGCATCGCGGCAGATGCGGCGGGGCGGGGGCTGAAGGTGGCGTTGTTCGAGGCCCAGGATCTCGCCTCTGCCACCTCCTCCAACTCCAGCAAGCTGATCCACGGTGGCCTGCGCTACCTCGAGCACTACGAGTTCCGGCTGGTGAAAGAGGCCCTTGCCGAGCGAGAGGTGCTGCTCGGCATGGCGCCCCACATCGCCCGCCCCATGCGTTTTCGCCTGCCACACCGCCCGCACCTGCGCCCGGCCTGGATGATCCGCGCCGGCCTCTTCCTCTACGACAACCTGGCCAAGCGCGACCGGCTCAAGGGCAGTTGCGGCGTGCGCTTCCTGCCGCAGGACGGGCTGAAGAGCGGCATCGGCAAGGGATTCGAATACTCGGATGCCTGGGTGGATGACGCCCGGCTGGTGGTGCTCAACGCCATGATGGCCCGCGACAAGGGCGCCGAGGTGCAGACTCGCACCCGCTGCATCAAGGCGGTACGCGGCTCCAAGCACTGGACCCTGACCCTGGAGCGGGCGGGGGGCGAGCAGTTCAGTGTCACCTGCCGCGCCCTGGTCAATGCGGCCGGCCCCTGGGTCAAGACCTTCTACGACGAGAGCCTGCACGAGAAATCCCCGCGCGGTATCCGCCTGATCAAGGGCAGCCACATCATAGTGCCGCGCATTCACGAGCGCGAAGAGGCCTACATACTGCAAAACGAGGACAACCGCATCGTCTTCGTCATCCCTTACCAGCAGGATTACTCCCTGATCGGCACCACGGACGTGGAGCACAAGGGCGATCCGCGCGAGGCGAAGATCAGCGCCGCCGAGGTGGATTACCTGTGCCAGGTGGTCAACGCCCACTTCACCCGCCAGATCTCGCCCGCCGAGGTGATCTGGACCTATGCCGGGGTGCGCCCGCTCTGCGATGACGAGTCCGACTCGCCCCAGGCGGTGACCCGCGACTACACGCTCGAACTCAGTGGCGAATCCGATGGCGCGCCGCTGCTGTCGGTGTTTGGCGGCAAGCTCACCACCTATCGCAAGCTGGCCCAGGCCGCCTGCAACAAGCTCAAGCCCTGGTTCGGCCAGATGGGGGAGGACTGGACCGCCTTCAGCCGGTTGCCGGGCGGCGAGTTCGACTGCACCACCGCCGAGCTGGCCCGCGCCTATCTGCTCGAGTTTGACTGGCTGGACGAGCGCAGTGCCCGCCGCATCGCCGAGGCCTATGGCAGCCACGCCCGCCTCTGGCTGCACGAGGCGCGCGGTCAGCACTTTGGTGCCGGCCTGTACGAGTCGGAAGTGCGTTACCTGATGCACCGCGAGTGGGCCCATTCGCTGGAAGATATCCTGTGGCGCCGCAGCAAGCTGGGGCTGCGCCTGTCCCAGCCTGAGCAGCTGCAACTGCACGCCTGGCTGGAGCAACACCAGCACGCCCTGCCCAAGGCCAGCTGA
- the glpQ gene encoding glycerophosphodiester phosphodiesterase translates to MKKRPLSLVALGLGAVLALPALAADEGKIVIAHRGASGYLPEHTLESKALAYGMGADYLEQDLVMTKDDQLVVMHDHFLDGITDVAERFPDRARPDGRYYVVDFTLAEVRSLRMTEPFQLVDGKQVPVYPARFPLWQSSFQIHTFQEEIEMIQGLNKSTGNNIGIYPEIKAPWLFRHEGKDISKAVLQVLKQYGYTNKESKIYLQSFDADELKRIDGELMPALGMDLKLVQLMAETDWNETMVYDAKGKATPYDYGWMFKPGAMKTIAGYADGIGPWKPMIVTEPGTPGKPVFTGMVKEAHAAGLKVHPYTFRQDQGQIPAYAKDFTDLLNIFLYQADVDGVFSDFPDKAVAVIKAHGK, encoded by the coding sequence ATGAAGAAACGTCCTCTCTCCCTGGTCGCCCTTGGCCTCGGGGCCGTCCTCGCCTTGCCCGCCCTGGCGGCCGACGAAGGCAAGATAGTGATCGCCCACCGCGGCGCCTCCGGTTACCTGCCTGAGCACACGCTCGAGTCCAAAGCCTTGGCCTATGGCATGGGGGCCGATTACCTGGAGCAGGATCTGGTGATGACCAAGGATGACCAGCTGGTGGTGATGCACGATCACTTCCTCGATGGCATCACAGACGTGGCCGAGCGCTTCCCCGACCGGGCCCGTCCGGATGGTCGTTACTACGTGGTGGATTTCACCCTGGCCGAGGTGCGCTCGCTGCGCATGACGGAGCCGTTCCAGCTGGTGGATGGCAAGCAGGTGCCTGTCTATCCGGCCCGTTTCCCGCTGTGGCAGTCCAGCTTCCAGATCCACACCTTCCAGGAAGAGATAGAGATGATCCAGGGGCTCAACAAGAGCACCGGCAACAACATCGGCATCTACCCGGAGATAAAAGCGCCCTGGCTGTTCCGTCACGAAGGCAAGGACATCTCCAAGGCGGTGCTGCAGGTGCTCAAGCAGTACGGCTACACCAACAAAGAGAGCAAGATCTACCTGCAGAGCTTCGATGCCGATGAGCTCAAGCGCATCGACGGCGAGCTGATGCCGGCCCTGGGGATGGACTTGAAGCTGGTGCAGCTGATGGCCGAGACCGACTGGAACGAGACCATGGTCTACGACGCCAAGGGCAAGGCGACCCCCTACGACTACGGCTGGATGTTCAAGCCGGGCGCCATGAAGACGATCGCCGGCTATGCCGACGGCATAGGCCCCTGGAAGCCGATGATAGTCACCGAGCCGGGCACCCCGGGCAAGCCGGTGTTCACCGGCATGGTGAAGGAGGCCCATGCCGCCGGCCTGAAGGTGCATCCTTATACCTTCCGCCAGGACCAGGGTCAGATCCCGGCCTATGCGAAAGACTTCACCGACCTGCTCAACATCTTCCTCTATCAGGCCGATGTGGACGGGGTGTTCAGCGACTTCCCGGACAAGGCGGTCGCGGTCATCAAGGCGCACGGCAAATAA
- a CDS encoding 3-deoxy-7-phosphoheptulonate synthase yields the protein MQRDPLNNIHIQSEQVMITPAQLKEKLPISAQALAFVQGARTTIADIIHRRDHRLLVICGPCSIHDMDAAKEYATRLKALHDAYQDSLYIVMRVYFEKPRTTVGWKGFINDPNLDGTFDVELGLHRARELLCWLAELELPLATEALDPISPQYLAELFSWSAIGARTTESQTHREMASGLSMPVGFKNGTDGNLGTAINALQAASSPHAFMGINQQGQVALLQTQGNPDGHVILRGGKHPNYDSVNVSLAEEALEKAGLLPGLVVDCSHGNSSKDHRLQPKVADNVIHQIQEGNSSIIGVMLESNLLEGNQSSEQPKEQMRYGVSITDACIDWDTTATLLARCHSQLATPLKGRTSS from the coding sequence ATGCAGAGAGACCCCCTGAACAACATCCATATCCAGTCCGAACAAGTGATGATCACGCCTGCCCAGCTCAAGGAGAAGTTACCCATCTCCGCCCAGGCGCTGGCATTCGTGCAAGGGGCCCGCACCACCATAGCCGACATCATCCATCGTCGCGATCACCGCCTGTTGGTGATCTGTGGACCCTGCTCCATCCACGACATGGACGCCGCCAAAGAGTACGCAACCAGACTCAAAGCGCTGCATGACGCCTATCAGGATTCTCTCTACATAGTCATGCGGGTCTACTTTGAGAAGCCGCGCACCACGGTCGGCTGGAAGGGCTTCATCAACGATCCGAATTTGGATGGCACCTTCGACGTGGAGCTGGGGCTGCATCGCGCCCGTGAGCTGCTCTGCTGGCTGGCGGAGCTGGAGTTGCCGCTGGCGACCGAGGCGCTGGACCCCATCAGCCCGCAATACCTGGCGGAGCTGTTCTCCTGGTCTGCCATCGGCGCTCGTACCACCGAATCCCAGACCCACAGAGAGATGGCCTCCGGCCTCTCCATGCCGGTCGGCTTCAAGAACGGCACCGACGGCAACCTCGGCACCGCCATCAACGCGCTGCAGGCGGCCTCCAGCCCCCATGCCTTCATGGGCATCAACCAGCAGGGTCAGGTCGCCCTGCTGCAGACCCAGGGCAACCCGGACGGCCACGTGATCCTGCGCGGCGGCAAGCACCCGAACTACGACTCGGTCAATGTGTCGCTGGCGGAAGAGGCGCTGGAGAAGGCGGGCCTGCTGCCCGGACTGGTGGTGGATTGCAGCCACGGCAACTCCAGCAAGGATCATCGCCTGCAACCCAAGGTGGCCGACAACGTCATCCACCAGATCCAGGAGGGCAACAGCTCCATCATAGGGGTGATGCTCGAATCCAACCTGCTGGAGGGCAATCAGTCCAGCGAGCAGCCCAAGGAGCAGATGCGCTACGGGGTCTCCATCACCGATGCCTGCATCGACTGGGACACCACCGCCACCCTGCTGGCACGTTGCCACAGCCAGCTGGCGACCCCTCTCAAGGGCAGAACCTCGTCTTAA
- the tyrA gene encoding bifunctional chorismate mutase/prephenate dehydrogenase → MAEELNALRDKIDAVDRQLIDLLAERLALVGEVGEVKSRHGLPIYAPDREASMLARRRAEAEALGVPGDLIEDVLRRVMRESYASEKDTGFKCMKPTLGKVVIIGGQGQLGRLFGHMFSLSGYRVETLEQADWPRADAILAGAGLVMVAVPIDITCQIIDRLGHLPADCLLVDVTSVKGEPLAHMLAVHQGPVLGLHPMFGPDVASLAKQVIVCCQGRDPAASQWLLDQMTIWGARLQQVEARAHDEAMTLIQALRHFATFAYGWHLSQERANLDRLLALSSPIYRLELAMVGRLFAQDPELYADIILSSPQNLAMIRRYYQNFGEVLGLLEQGDRAGFIEAFSQVSGFFGEHADEFLRESRMLLAQANDRRQHG, encoded by the coding sequence ATGGCTGAAGAGTTGAATGCCCTCAGAGACAAGATTGATGCGGTAGATCGGCAGTTGATCGATCTGCTGGCGGAGCGTCTGGCCCTGGTGGGGGAAGTGGGCGAGGTGAAGAGTCGGCACGGCCTGCCCATCTACGCGCCGGATCGGGAGGCGAGCATGCTGGCCCGCCGCCGGGCCGAGGCCGAGGCGCTCGGGGTGCCGGGGGATCTCATCGAGGATGTGCTGCGCCGGGTGATGCGCGAATCCTACGCCAGCGAGAAAGATACCGGCTTCAAGTGCATGAAGCCGACTCTGGGCAAGGTGGTCATCATCGGCGGCCAGGGCCAGCTTGGCCGGCTGTTCGGCCATATGTTCAGCCTCTCCGGCTATCGCGTCGAGACCCTGGAGCAGGCCGACTGGCCGAGGGCCGATGCCATCCTGGCCGGTGCTGGCCTGGTGATGGTGGCGGTACCCATCGACATCACCTGCCAGATCATCGACCGGCTCGGCCACTTGCCCGCCGATTGCCTGCTGGTGGATGTCACCAGCGTCAAGGGGGAGCCGCTCGCTCACATGCTGGCGGTACACCAGGGGCCGGTATTGGGGCTGCACCCCATGTTCGGGCCGGACGTGGCCAGCCTCGCCAAGCAGGTGATCGTCTGCTGCCAGGGCCGGGACCCGGCCGCCAGCCAGTGGCTGCTGGATCAGATGACCATCTGGGGCGCCCGCCTGCAGCAGGTCGAGGCCCGCGCCCACGATGAGGCCATGACCCTCATTCAGGCGCTGCGTCACTTCGCGACCTTCGCCTACGGCTGGCACCTCTCTCAAGAGCGGGCCAATCTGGACAGGCTGCTGGCCCTGAGCTCCCCCATCTACCGGCTGGAGCTCGCCATGGTGGGACGGCTGTTCGCCCAGGATCCCGAGCTCTATGCCGACATCATCCTCTCGTCGCCGCAGAATCTGGCGATGATCCGCCGCTACTACCAGAACTTCGGTGAGGTGCTGGGGTTGCTGGAGCAGGGGGACAGGGCCGGCTTCATCGAGGCCTTCTCGCAGGTCTCCGGCTTCTTCGGCGAACATGCCGACGAGTTCCTGCGCGAGAGCCGCATGCTGCTGGCCCAGGCCAACGACCGCCGCCAGCACGGCTGA
- the hdfR gene encoding HTH-type transcriptional regulator HdfR has product MDTELLRTFIEVSKTRHFGRAAENLYLTQSAVSFRIRQLEQQLGVSLFARHRNNIRLTASGERLLPYADAILHTLGRAKQDVALSPGFSQQLAIGAPAVFWELDFNDWLNHVYALAPGLAVRLETASREHLCRQLLERSLDLALLSEPTKIDEIALHPIGELVFELVSRDGAANADSLMQMPHIHLDWGTSFEPQPSRLQSLQKTPVLHSSSASMALQFVLANGGAAYLPRRMVSPFLEQGRLHLVEGGQPLSRPLYLAYLEKSDRRELIDQLLTLPLGWADADLRLPQPE; this is encoded by the coding sequence ATGGATACCGAACTGCTGCGGACCTTCATCGAGGTCAGCAAGACCCGCCACTTTGGCCGGGCGGCTGAGAATCTCTATCTGACCCAGTCGGCGGTGAGCTTTCGGATCCGCCAGCTCGAGCAACAGCTCGGGGTCAGTCTGTTTGCCCGTCATCGCAACAACATCCGGCTGACGGCCTCCGGTGAGCGTCTGCTGCCCTACGCCGATGCCATCTTGCACACCCTGGGCCGCGCCAAGCAGGATGTGGCCCTCTCCCCCGGTTTCAGTCAGCAGCTCGCCATCGGCGCGCCAGCGGTGTTCTGGGAGCTCGATTTCAACGACTGGCTCAACCATGTCTATGCGCTGGCCCCCGGCCTCGCGGTACGGCTCGAGACCGCCTCCCGCGAGCACCTGTGCCGCCAGCTGCTGGAGCGCTCCCTCGATCTGGCCCTGCTCTCGGAGCCGACCAAGATCGACGAGATCGCCCTGCACCCCATCGGTGAGCTGGTGTTCGAGCTGGTGAGCCGGGATGGGGCCGCCAACGCCGACAGCCTGATGCAGATGCCGCACATTCACCTCGACTGGGGCACCAGCTTCGAGCCGCAGCCCAGCCGGCTGCAGAGCCTGCAGAAGACCCCGGTGTTGCATTCGAGCTCCGCCAGCATGGCGTTGCAGTTCGTGCTGGCCAACGGTGGCGCCGCCTATCTGCCACGGCGGATGGTGAGCCCCTTCCTCGAGCAGGGACGGCTTCATCTGGTGGAAGGGGGTCAGCCGCTGAGTCGCCCGCTCTACCTCGCCTACCTGGAGAAGTCCGATCGCCGGGAGCTGATCGATCAGTTGCTGACCCTGCCGCTGGGCTGGGCCGATGCCGATCTGCGCCTGCCGCAGCCGGAATAA
- a CDS encoding DUF413 domain-containing protein: protein MSFESDKRFNDFKHFPRGLRRSGEFTVAEADSLEKFGTVMLALYQGNLAPRDEVESAFLEQVKSGEAGGNPHAKVWFKYLKVIGPKRVHRLCTVAGGANEDTGGGFESGGGGGGGSDESLD, encoded by the coding sequence ATGAGCTTCGAATCAGACAAGCGTTTCAATGACTTCAAACATTTCCCCCGTGGCCTGCGTCGCAGTGGCGAATTCACCGTGGCCGAAGCGGACAGTCTGGAAAAGTTCGGCACCGTCATGCTGGCGCTCTATCAGGGCAACCTGGCGCCGCGCGATGAGGTCGAGAGTGCCTTCCTCGAACAGGTCAAATCCGGTGAGGCCGGTGGCAACCCGCACGCCAAGGTGTGGTTCAAATATCTGAAGGTGATCGGTCCCAAGCGGGTGCACCGCCTCTGCACAGTCGCGGGCGGCGCCAACGAAGACACCGGCGGCGGCTTCGAGAGTGGTGGCGGCGGCGGTGGTGGCAGCGACGAGTCACTCGATTAA